From the Lolium rigidum isolate FL_2022 chromosome 2, APGP_CSIRO_Lrig_0.1, whole genome shotgun sequence genome, one window contains:
- the LOC124689793 gene encoding uncharacterized protein LOC124689793 yields the protein MASAEGGIDGTAAGTAKKKKRISDCLADSDGGEDAPAADVAPPSPPSPGTPRLRIPMFTCARLRFGRKGGRGRKEAAVVAEKSEAVPTDSSGTYRVGWKQESNGGSGAEATVGMGLSLLFLLAKTCVELNKMAEVRARMEALLEEMRGLKLARTAKMGADNVHAASPGSIHDLPPSTMTAASLCRCRASGRARTDGRDGAASSSSPELSLPPRRFHQRTDDSFYALTGNPLFDVDRAAASTSGMETASGESGTSSEMEDSMSMDVARAQFQLNGYNTEQESPESSSSDGDSFIELEGGFGAGAGVGGSARRRRDSEDEEPGGDGAVSALELERRLQELLHRRSRERIEELEASLRRAERKLMEKDMEARLWKDTAKLALQPPSQQREREDAHGAVTFLQ from the exons ATGGCATCCGCGGAGGGCGGCATTGACGGAACCGCGGCGGGGAcggccaagaagaagaagagaatctCCGACTGCCTCGCCGACAGCGACGGCGGCgaggatgcaccggcggcggacgTTGCCCCGCCCTCGCCGCCTTCCCCGGGGACGCCGCGGCTGCGCATCCCGATGTTCACCTGCGCGCGGCTCAGGTTCGGCAGGAAAGGCGGCCGAGGACGGAAGgaggccgccgtcgtcgccgagaAGAGCGAGGCCGTGCCGACGGATTCCTCAGGTACGTATC GCGTAGGATGGAAGCAGGAGAGCAATGGCGGCAGCGGCGCGGAGGCGACCGTCGGCATGGGGTTGAGCCTGCTGTTCCTCCTCGCCAAGACCTGCGTGGAGCTCAACAAGATGGCCGAGGTGCGCGCGCGGATGGAGGCGCTCCTGGAGGAGATGCGGGGCCTGAAGCTGGCCCGGACGGCGAAGATGGGCGCGGACAATGTTCACGCCGCTTCGCCGGGAAGTATTCACGACCTTCCGCCGTCGACGATGACGGCTGCCTCGCTGTGCCGGTGCCGCGCGTCGGGCCGTGCGCGCACGGACGGCCGCGACGGCGCCGCTTCCtcgtcttctccggaattgtctcttcctcctcgccgtttCCATCAGCGGACGGACGACTCGTTCTACGCGCTGACAGGAAACCCGTTGTTCGACGTCGACCGTGCCGCCGCTTCGACGTCCGGCATGGAGACGGCGAGCGGCGAGAGCGGGACGTCGTCAGAAATGGAGGACTCTATGAGCATGGATGTAGCTCGGGCGCAGTTCCAGCTCAACGGCTACAACACCGAGCAGGAATCACCCGAG TCATCGTCGTCGGACGGCGACTCGTTCATCGAGCTCGAGGGGGgattcggcgccggcgccggcgtcggcggTAGCGCGAGGCGGAGGCGAGACTCGGAGGACGAGGAGCCCGGCGGCGACGGGGCAGTGtcggcactggagctggagaggcgGCTGCAGGAGCTGCTGCACCGGAGGAGCCGGGAGCGGATCGAGGAGCTGGAGGCGTCGCTGCGGCGCGCGGAGAGGAAGCTGATGGAGAAGGACATGGAGGCGCGGCTGTGGAAGGACACGGCGAAGCTCGCGCTGCAGCCGCCGTCGCAGCAGCGGGAGCGGGAGGACGCACACGGGGCAGTGACTTTCTTGCAGTGA